One window of the Rubrobacter aplysinae genome contains the following:
- a CDS encoding glucose-6-phosphate dehydrogenase assembly protein OpcA translates to MSETRQHPGGGAMSVEEIEHELGSLRADEEGQPGLRASVLNLVVVTDDDNADRVTDEVARLAGRYPSRAILLISDPDEPEPETGPALDVGLSVFCEARGGQESRVCAEQITVHAGGATAGHLESIAGPLLIPDLPVFLFYPHGFDPASPELAGMSRLADRVIVDSAASEQPGECIRAVAGMLREEESPAFGDLQWVALSPWRSLLANLFEPPERAGMLQEVERVELKHAPDGTCRALLLIGWLADSLGWTIRQATESSDGREIHFVRPDGEEVLVSVSESSEPEEYLRRIRLYAGDYSFQVSRHREQTDARTTVMHGDELVGERTVHLGALDLSVLVGEELRYRGRDTAYEGALRKAEEVLEQ, encoded by the coding sequence GTGAGTGAGACGCGGCAACATCCGGGCGGCGGTGCGATGTCTGTCGAGGAGATCGAGCACGAGCTCGGCTCCCTGCGGGCCGACGAGGAGGGCCAGCCGGGGCTCAGGGCGAGCGTCCTGAACCTGGTTGTGGTCACCGACGACGACAACGCCGACAGGGTCACCGACGAGGTCGCGCGCCTCGCGGGCCGCTACCCGTCTAGGGCGATACTCCTGATCTCGGACCCCGACGAGCCGGAGCCCGAGACGGGGCCCGCGCTGGACGTGGGCCTGTCCGTGTTCTGCGAGGCCCGCGGCGGGCAGGAGAGCCGAGTCTGCGCCGAGCAGATCACGGTCCACGCCGGCGGCGCTACCGCGGGCCACCTCGAGAGCATCGCCGGACCCCTGTTGATCCCGGACCTCCCGGTCTTTCTGTTTTATCCGCACGGCTTCGACCCGGCCTCGCCGGAGCTCGCGGGCATGTCCCGGCTCGCCGACCGGGTTATCGTGGACTCTGCCGCCTCCGAGCAACCGGGAGAGTGCATCCGGGCGGTCGCCGGGATGCTGCGGGAGGAAGAGTCCCCGGCGTTCGGGGATCTGCAGTGGGTCGCCCTCTCGCCGTGGCGCTCACTGCTGGCGAATCTGTTCGAGCCCCCGGAGCGCGCCGGGATGCTGCAGGAGGTGGAGCGCGTCGAGCTCAAACACGCCCCCGACGGCACGTGCCGGGCGCTCTTGCTGATCGGCTGGCTCGCCGACTCTCTGGGCTGGACCATCCGGCAGGCTACGGAGAGTAGCGACGGGCGTGAGATCCACTTCGTCAGGCCAGACGGGGAGGAGGTGCTCGTGTCCGTCTCCGAGAGCTCCGAGCCCGAGGAGTACCTGCGTCGCATCCGGCTCTACGCCGGGGACTACAGTTTCCAGGTATCCCGCCACCGGGAGCAGACCGACGCCCGGACCACCGTAATGCACGGGGACGAGCTCGTCGGGGAGCGTACGGTACACCTCGGCGCGCTCGACCTCAGCGTGCTCGTCGGCGAGGAGCTCCGCTACCGAGGCCGCGACACCGCCTACGAGGGCGCGCTACGCAAGGCCGAGGAGGTTCTAGAACAGTGA
- the pgl gene encoding 6-phosphogluconolactonase: MTGYRASIHDGPRELAREAARRFVETAEAAVAEKGFFTVALAGGSTPEATYHELARDYADRPLWGSTHVFFGDERTVPPEDEDSNYRMARETLLDYVQTAGVYRMKGELTPEMAAAEYERDLQGFFGGDTPVFDLILLGVGPDGHTASLFPGTPALDVRDRLAAANPVEKLDTDRLTLTVPVLNAARAVWFLVAGEDKAEAVAEVLEGDADPHEYPSKLVRPDDGGPVWMLDREAASGLTG, encoded by the coding sequence GTGACCGGATACAGAGCCAGCATCCACGACGGCCCACGGGAGCTCGCCCGAGAGGCCGCCCGCCGCTTTGTGGAGACCGCCGAGGCCGCCGTTGCCGAAAAGGGGTTCTTCACCGTGGCCCTCGCCGGAGGCTCCACCCCGGAAGCCACCTACCACGAGCTCGCCCGCGACTACGCCGACCGTCCGCTCTGGGGTAGCACCCACGTCTTCTTCGGCGACGAGCGCACCGTGCCGCCCGAGGACGAGGACTCCAACTACCGCATGGCCCGCGAGACTCTGCTCGACTACGTCCAGACCGCGGGGGTCTACAGGATGAAGGGCGAGCTCACCCCCGAGATGGCCGCAGCCGAGTACGAACGCGACCTGCAGGGCTTCTTCGGCGGGGACACGCCGGTCTTCGACCTCATACTGCTCGGCGTCGGCCCCGACGGCCACACCGCGAGCCTCTTCCCCGGCACCCCGGCCCTCGACGTGCGTGACCGGCTGGCCGCCGCCAACCCCGTGGAGAAGCTCGACACCGACCGCCTCACCCTGACCGTCCCGGTGCTGAACGCCGCCCGCGCCGTGTGGTTCCTGGTGGCCGGGGAGGACAAGGCCGAGGCGGTGGCCGAGGTACTGGAAGGCGACGCCGACCCGCACGAGTATCCATCAAAGCTCGTCCGGCCCGACGACGGCGGCCCCGTGTGGATGCTGGACCGGGAGGCCGCCTCCGGCCTGACCGGCTAG
- a CDS encoding TerB family tellurite resistance protein, whose amino-acid sequence MPEQESHTSREETIKSQVSEGIEEAKQFAKSLNLEEAKNGEWFLELLRKVVYSYDRNARAEYFQQKYPGLSPDEIADILTSVTTRYATVAGGLAGAAATASQIATLGSWGMTASLFVGTIGAEMIYLARIQMRLVLDLSVVYDLQLDPEDPEDVLMVFGYALGVAPTDLVGRGARKAAGHGTEWLIKKYISKGVLEAIQRFAKKLGLKILQRTIIKYTVPVASAAVGSTYNYITTKSMGEIAKAHFRNRHQFTEELQGLVSRRNTYDLVFPAATMYMAHLDGELSPKERELYKAMLSRMSFTEHTQVEFKRFVDDEANLIEAAAGIDDIELRRSLMDVLILMAVCDGELDEKERRFLVNIAGRLEVSLNLEEVEKMSRDYRETVERGVVEKTASSVKDTATMASGKVKGFGKVLKRTDAEV is encoded by the coding sequence ATGCCGGAACAGGAATCCCACACTTCGAGAGAAGAGACGATCAAGTCTCAGGTCTCTGAGGGAATCGAAGAGGCAAAGCAATTTGCGAAGTCGCTTAACTTAGAGGAGGCCAAGAATGGAGAGTGGTTCCTCGAGTTACTACGAAAAGTCGTATACTCCTACGACCGTAACGCTAGGGCCGAGTATTTTCAGCAGAAGTATCCGGGGCTATCTCCAGATGAGATCGCGGACATACTGACATCCGTAACGACCCGGTACGCTACCGTCGCTGGAGGGCTGGCCGGGGCAGCGGCGACCGCGAGCCAGATAGCTACCCTGGGCTCCTGGGGTATGACGGCTTCTCTGTTTGTGGGCACTATCGGTGCTGAAATGATATATCTCGCAAGGATTCAGATGCGGCTGGTGCTCGACCTCTCCGTCGTCTACGATCTCCAGCTCGACCCGGAAGACCCCGAGGATGTCCTGATGGTCTTCGGCTACGCTCTCGGCGTCGCACCGACGGACTTGGTTGGCAGAGGGGCCCGGAAGGCTGCTGGACACGGAACCGAATGGTTGATCAAGAAGTACATTAGCAAGGGCGTACTGGAAGCGATACAGCGTTTCGCTAAAAAGCTGGGCCTAAAGATACTGCAACGCACCATCATCAAGTACACGGTCCCCGTGGCTTCGGCTGCCGTGGGCAGCACTTACAATTACATAACTACCAAATCTATGGGCGAGATCGCCAAAGCCCACTTCAGAAACAGACACCAGTTCACCGAGGAGTTACAGGGTCTGGTGTCACGCCGGAACACGTATGACCTCGTATTTCCGGCTGCCACGATGTACATGGCACACCTCGACGGCGAGCTTTCACCGAAGGAACGAGAGCTCTATAAGGCTATGCTTTCACGTATGTCGTTTACCGAGCACACGCAGGTTGAGTTTAAGAGGTTCGTGGATGACGAGGCGAATCTCATCGAAGCGGCCGCCGGTATAGATGATATTGAGCTACGGCGCAGTCTGATGGATGTGCTCATATTAATGGCGGTCTGTGATGGCGAGCTGGACGAGAAAGAGCGCAGGTTTTTGGTGAACATCGCCGGGCGGTTGGAGGTGTCTCTAAATCTGGAGGAGGTCGAGAAGATGAGCCGAGACTACCGGGAGACTGTCGAGCGAGGTGTGGTCGAGAAAACGGCGAGCAGCGTAAAAGACACGGCTACGATGGCTAGCGGCAAAGTCAAAGGGTTTGGAAAGGTTCTCAAAAGAACGGATGCAGAAGTCTAA
- a CDS encoding NAD-dependent epimerase/dehydratase family protein, with translation MQHEQGKKVLVTGGAGFLGINLIRHLLERGYRTASLDLEDFDYPERDRVETFTGDIRDRAAVDRAMADADFVVHTAAALPLYSAEDIYTTDVEGTRTIMDAAERNGVERAVHVSSTAVYGIPDHHPLYETDKLEGVGPYGQAKIQAEMICLEYRARGLTVPIIRPKSFVGPERLGVFALLYDWAHTGHNFPMIGSGDNLYQLMDVEDLCDAIALTLSLPEEQVDDTFNIGARVFSTMKDDYQVVLDAAGHGKKVVGFPALPAILGLRFLDALGVSPLYKWVYETASKDSFVSIEKAEKQLGYNPKHSNKDALLRNYRWYIDNLPRFEKESGVSHRVPWKQGAIGLLKKVF, from the coding sequence ATGCAGCACGAGCAAGGCAAGAAGGTACTCGTCACGGGCGGAGCGGGATTCTTGGGGATAAACCTGATCCGGCACCTCCTCGAAAGGGGCTACCGCACGGCCTCGCTGGACCTTGAGGACTTCGACTACCCCGAACGCGACCGGGTCGAGACCTTTACCGGCGACATCCGCGACCGCGCCGCCGTGGACCGTGCGATGGCCGACGCCGACTTCGTCGTCCACACCGCCGCCGCCCTGCCGCTGTACTCGGCCGAGGACATCTACACCACCGACGTCGAGGGCACCCGGACCATCATGGACGCCGCCGAGCGTAACGGCGTGGAGCGAGCCGTCCACGTCTCCTCCACCGCCGTGTACGGCATCCCCGACCATCATCCGCTGTACGAGACCGACAAGCTGGAGGGCGTCGGGCCGTACGGGCAGGCGAAGATACAGGCAGAGATGATCTGCTTGGAGTACCGCGCCCGCGGCCTCACCGTCCCCATAATCCGGCCAAAGTCCTTCGTCGGCCCCGAGCGTCTCGGCGTCTTCGCCCTGCTGTACGATTGGGCCCACACCGGCCACAACTTCCCCATGATCGGTTCGGGAGACAACCTGTACCAGCTAATGGACGTCGAGGACCTCTGCGACGCCATCGCCCTCACCCTCTCGCTGCCAGAGGAGCAGGTAGACGACACCTTCAACATCGGGGCCCGCGTGTTCTCCACGATGAAGGACGACTACCAGGTCGTCCTCGACGCCGCCGGACACGGCAAGAAGGTCGTCGGCTTCCCGGCGCTGCCCGCCATCCTGGGCCTGCGCTTCCTGGACGCGCTCGGCGTCTCTCCCCTGTACAAGTGGGTGTACGAGACGGCCTCCAAGGACTCCTTCGTCTCCATCGAGAAGGCCGAGAAGCAGCTCGGCTACAACCCAAAGCACTCAAACAAGGACGCCCTGCTAAGAAACTACCGCTGGTACATAGACAACCTGCCCCGCTTCGAGAAGGAGTCCGGCGTCTCCCACCGCGTACCCTGGAAGCAGGGTGCGATCGGGCTGCTAAAGAAGGTTTTCTAA
- a CDS encoding heparan-alpha-glucosaminide N-acetyltransferase, which yields MGAAAVSYRVEEARSRNESAGRLLWIDALRGVAILMVALYHLIFDLDTFGGYAVDSLSGFWGGFADVSAGMFIFLVGVSLTLSFARAGGYGRFDGSDGRGLFTKYLRRGARIFGYGMLITAVFWVFGLGAVIIGILQLIGLSIVLAYPFLRLGWANVALGLPLVAAGVALGAADPSFGGALPLQVGLAPLGIVPEDLLMPDYRPLLPWFGVVLSGVASGNLLRGRLPEVRVPKSVSRAAAPLAFLGRHTLLIYLVHQPVMIALLVVTGVIDL from the coding sequence GTGGGGGCGGCCGCGGTCAGTTATAGGGTAGAGGAGGCCAGAAGCCGGAACGAGAGCGCCGGGAGGCTGCTGTGGATAGACGCTCTCCGGGGAGTGGCGATCCTCATGGTCGCCCTCTACCATCTGATCTTCGACCTCGACACCTTCGGCGGCTACGCGGTAGATTCGCTCTCCGGCTTCTGGGGAGGCTTCGCCGACGTTTCGGCGGGGATGTTCATCTTCCTCGTCGGGGTATCCCTGACCCTGAGCTTCGCAAGAGCCGGTGGGTATGGCAGGTTTGACGGCTCTGACGGCCGCGGGCTCTTCACCAAATATCTGCGCCGGGGGGCCAGGATCTTCGGCTACGGGATGCTGATCACGGCCGTATTCTGGGTGTTCGGGCTCGGGGCAGTGATTATCGGGATACTGCAACTGATCGGTCTCTCCATAGTCCTCGCCTACCCGTTCCTGCGCCTCGGATGGGCGAACGTGGCGCTCGGGCTCCCCTTGGTGGCCGCCGGCGTCGCTCTCGGCGCGGCGGACCCGAGCTTCGGCGGGGCGTTGCCGCTACAGGTGGGGCTCGCCCCGCTCGGGATCGTCCCGGAGGACCTGCTAATGCCCGACTACCGGCCACTCTTGCCGTGGTTCGGGGTCGTCCTGTCCGGGGTGGCGTCGGGCAATTTGCTGCGGGGTCGGTTGCCGGAGGTGAGAGTCCCCAAAAGCGTCTCCCGGGCTGCGGCCCCGCTCGCGTTCCTAGGTCGTCATACGCTGCTCATATACCTGGTACATCAGCCCGTAATGATCGCGCTGCTGGTGGTGACCGGCGTTATAGATCTATAG
- the dapE gene encoding succinyl-diaminopimelate desuccinylase, whose protein sequence is METGATQQTLRDDLLWLLRRPSVTGEEAALCDDLRSRIGELPGWDVERAANNLVVTRSEPDPSRERIVLAGHLDTVPEPANGLPVRVESGRVYGRGATDMKAGDAVMLSLLERFPWAESDLEPVFVFYEREEGPFPENGLETVFSRMPRVLEAGLALLLEPTEGALEVGCIGTAQVGVTFRGSPAHSARPWLGRNALTMAGGLLAELHARRTEEVETPETGGLTFYEVLTATLARGGTATNVVPDEFWVNVNHRFAPGRGEDHVRETFETLLEGHDAGYEILDLAPSSPVALDAPLVQRLIQPTKDAPALEVRPKQAWTDVARFAERGVPATNFGPGIPAQAHQEAEYTELRLLSRCHEHLERFLGSGATGV, encoded by the coding sequence GTGGAGACGGGCGCAACACAACAGACGCTGCGGGACGACCTGCTCTGGCTTCTGCGGCGCCCGAGCGTAACCGGCGAGGAGGCCGCCCTCTGCGACGACCTCCGGTCTCGCATCGGAGAGCTTCCGGGCTGGGACGTAGAGCGCGCCGCCAACAACCTGGTCGTGACCCGCTCCGAGCCGGACCCTTCGCGAGAGAGGATCGTCCTGGCCGGGCACCTGGACACGGTTCCCGAGCCCGCGAACGGGCTGCCGGTCCGGGTGGAGAGCGGGCGCGTCTACGGCCGGGGGGCCACGGACATGAAGGCCGGGGACGCGGTGATGCTCTCGCTGCTGGAGCGTTTTCCGTGGGCGGAGAGTGATCTTGAGCCCGTCTTCGTGTTCTACGAGCGGGAGGAGGGACCTTTCCCGGAGAACGGCCTGGAGACGGTCTTCTCCCGGATGCCGCGCGTGCTGGAGGCGGGGCTCGCGCTGCTCCTGGAGCCGACGGAGGGGGCCCTGGAGGTCGGGTGTATCGGGACGGCGCAGGTCGGCGTCACGTTCCGGGGCAGCCCGGCCCACTCCGCCCGGCCCTGGCTCGGCCGGAACGCGCTCACGATGGCCGGCGGGCTCCTGGCGGAGCTGCACGCGCGCCGCACCGAGGAGGTCGAGACCCCGGAGACCGGCGGCCTCACCTTCTACGAGGTCCTGACCGCCACCCTGGCCCGGGGCGGCACGGCCACCAACGTGGTCCCAGACGAGTTCTGGGTCAACGTCAACCACCGCTTCGCCCCCGGCAGGGGCGAGGATCACGTCCGGGAGACCTTCGAGACGCTGCTGGAAGGCCATGATGCGGGTTATGAGATCCTGGACCTCGCCCCGAGCAGCCCCGTCGCCCTGGACGCGCCGCTCGTCCAGCGGCTCATACAGCCTACGAAAGACGCCCCTGCGCTGGAGGTCCGGCCCAAGCAGGCGTGGACCGACGTCGCGCGGTTCGCCGAGCGGGGCGTCCCGGCGACGAACTTCGGGCCCGGCATCCCGGCCCAGGCCCACCAGGAAGCGGAGTACACCGAGCTGCGCCTGCTCTCCAGGTGCCACGAGCATCTGGAGCGTTTCCTGGGCTCCGGCGCGACGGGTGTTTAA
- a CDS encoding 2,3,4,5-tetrahydropyridine-2,6-dicarboxylate N-succinyltransferase, producing MDHRAGKIEEAFENRDLVERDEYRQTVLEVVDALDRGELRVAEKKGETSDTWEANAWVMKAISLYFGVAGMRKMTAGEFEYHDKIPTKKDLDKAGVRVVPPGTVRYGSHVEAGAVVMPGYVNIGAYVGSGTMVDTWATVGSGAQIGRNVHLAGGVGIGGVLEPPGATPVVVEDGAFIGSRAVVVEGVRVEEEAVVGANVVLTSSTQIIDVTGPEEVVYRGYVPARSVVVSGTRSREFPAGTYSLQTALIVGERKESTDRKTSLNEALREFGVSSG from the coding sequence TTGGATCACAGGGCGGGAAAGATAGAGGAGGCCTTCGAGAACCGGGATCTCGTAGAGCGGGACGAGTACCGGCAGACCGTGCTCGAGGTCGTGGACGCCCTGGATAGGGGCGAGTTGCGGGTTGCGGAGAAGAAGGGTGAGACGTCGGATACCTGGGAGGCCAATGCCTGGGTGATGAAGGCGATCTCGCTCTACTTCGGCGTCGCCGGGATGCGCAAGATGACCGCCGGGGAGTTCGAGTATCACGACAAGATCCCGACCAAGAAGGATCTCGACAAGGCCGGGGTCCGGGTCGTGCCGCCGGGCACCGTGCGCTACGGATCGCACGTCGAGGCCGGCGCCGTCGTGATGCCGGGCTACGTGAACATCGGGGCCTACGTCGGCTCGGGCACGATGGTTGACACCTGGGCCACGGTCGGCTCGGGAGCCCAGATCGGACGCAACGTCCACCTCGCCGGCGGTGTGGGCATCGGGGGCGTGCTGGAGCCGCCGGGCGCGACGCCGGTCGTCGTCGAGGATGGGGCGTTTATCGGTTCGAGGGCGGTCGTCGTCGAGGGCGTGCGGGTAGAGGAGGAGGCCGTCGTCGGGGCGAACGTGGTGCTCACGTCGTCCACCCAGATCATAGACGTCACCGGACCCGAGGAGGTCGTCTACCGGGGCTACGTCCCGGCCCGCTCGGTGGTCGTCTCCGGCACCCGCTCCCGCGAGTTCCCGGCCGGTACCTACAGCCTCCAGACCGCCCTGATAGTCGGGGAGCGCAAGGAGTCCACCGACCGCAAGACTTCGCTGAACGAGGCGCTGCGCGAGTTCGGCGTGAGCTCCGGTTAG
- a CDS encoding Crp/Fnr family transcriptional regulator — protein sequence MPPEDHTLLSKSEIFVPLSEEDLRDLGRRVPDMGLAKGQLFYSPWHRGESCFVLLEGRMRIYRLREAREVTISVVQPGQLFGEAALAGLRQGSYAQALESARVAILGRKTLRALVTDRPQVGVKVMELLAWRLNVHEDRLEEIGLLEIPARLACLLVRMVEDEGVPKDGDSMIPTHYTHQILATMVGCERPALTRALGELREEGAIWLSERRIHVADLGILKVYAGRY from the coding sequence ATGCCGCCAGAGGATCACACCCTCCTATCCAAATCGGAGATCTTCGTGCCGCTTTCGGAGGAGGATCTTCGGGATCTAGGGCGCAGGGTACCCGATATGGGACTCGCCAAGGGCCAGCTCTTCTACTCACCCTGGCATCGGGGCGAAAGTTGCTTTGTGCTCCTCGAGGGGCGGATGAGGATATACCGCTTGAGAGAGGCCCGGGAAGTCACCATCTCCGTGGTCCAGCCCGGACAGCTCTTCGGGGAAGCGGCTCTTGCGGGGTTGAGGCAGGGGTCTTATGCCCAGGCTCTGGAGAGCGCGCGGGTGGCGATTCTGGGCCGCAAGACCCTGAGGGCGCTAGTCACCGACAGGCCGCAGGTGGGTGTGAAGGTAATGGAGCTTCTGGCCTGGCGCCTGAACGTCCACGAGGACAGGCTGGAGGAGATCGGCCTCCTGGAGATCCCCGCCCGCCTGGCGTGTCTCCTGGTGCGCATGGTGGAGGACGAGGGAGTGCCCAAAGACGGGGATTCCATGATACCCACCCATTACACGCACCAGATCCTGGCGACGATGGTTGGCTGTGAGCGGCCCGCCTTGACCCGGGCCCTGGGGGAGCTAAGGGAGGAAGGGGCCATATGGCTCTCGGAACGCCGCATCCACGTCGCGGACCTGGGCATCCTCAAGGTTTACGCGGGAAGATACTAG
- a CDS encoding helix-turn-helix domain-containing protein: MDHAYGVDTEKLRKAREEANLTVAELALESGVDAYSLTMLEEQGYVPPLTTLRGIAGALGLPTHTVIEWSPDPLVWNGREGSA, translated from the coding sequence ATGGACCACGCATACGGCGTAGACACGGAGAAGCTGAGGAAGGCCAGGGAAGAGGCGAACCTGACCGTCGCGGAGCTGGCGCTCGAGAGCGGGGTAGACGCCTACAGCCTGACGATGCTAGAGGAGCAGGGCTATGTACCGCCCCTGACGACTCTCAGGGGGATCGCGGGGGCCCTGGGGCTTCCGACCCACACCGTAATCGAGTGGAGTCCGGATCCACTGGTCTGGAATGGCCGGGAGGGCTCGGCCTGA
- the dapC gene encoding succinyldiaminopimelate transaminase, with translation MSEKVEVKTSQNEVRERRPLVLNPVLEEGGSYPLLKLDERRQELEGHGATLYDFGTGDPREPTGENIRRALIEAVPQVSRYPSVAGSRELREAFAGWMERRHGVLLDPETEALPANGSKEAIFHAHFAFLHHSHARRGVAYGTPGYPVYERGARYSGGEPLPVQLRGEDGFLLPVEKIDPEKTRVLWINYPHNPTGAPATREYLGEVAEFCGNHDILLFSDECYNDVYSGEPPPSILEFTRERTLAFCSLSKRSGMTGYRTAMMAGDAELVSAMKKLRPAVGAATPPFVQAAAREAWSDDAHAEERRRIFGEKRALFKEFFTSAGIGFLPTESSFYLWVEVPDRYTADDEAYALRLLEEGIVVAPGSAFGAGGGGYVRVALVPGVEDCRRAIGRWSTV, from the coding sequence ATGTCCGAGAAAGTCGAGGTAAAAACCAGCCAGAACGAGGTGCGGGAGCGTCGGCCGCTCGTCCTGAACCCCGTGCTGGAGGAGGGCGGCTCGTACCCCCTGCTAAAGCTGGACGAGCGCCGCCAAGAGCTGGAGGGGCACGGGGCGACGCTCTACGACTTCGGCACCGGGGACCCGAGGGAGCCGACCGGCGAGAACATCCGCCGGGCGCTCATAGAGGCCGTGCCCCAGGTGAGCCGCTACCCGAGCGTGGCCGGGAGCCGGGAGCTGCGCGAGGCGTTCGCGGGCTGGATGGAGCGCCGGCACGGCGTCCTGCTCGACCCGGAGACCGAGGCGCTACCGGCCAACGGCTCGAAGGAGGCGATCTTCCACGCCCACTTCGCCTTCTTACACCACTCTCACGCCCGGCGCGGCGTCGCCTACGGCACCCCCGGCTACCCGGTGTACGAGCGCGGCGCGCGCTACTCCGGCGGCGAGCCGCTCCCGGTACAGCTGCGCGGCGAGGACGGCTTTCTCCTGCCGGTAGAGAAGATAGACCCCGAGAAGACGCGGGTACTGTGGATCAACTACCCCCACAACCCCACCGGCGCGCCGGCGACCCGCGAGTATCTCGGAGAGGTGGCGGAGTTCTGTGGCAACCACGACATCCTGCTGTTCAGCGACGAGTGCTACAACGACGTCTACTCCGGCGAGCCGCCGCCCTCCATACTTGAGTTTACCCGGGAGAGGACGCTCGCCTTCTGCTCCCTCTCCAAGCGCAGCGGCATGACCGGCTACCGCACGGCGATGATGGCCGGGGACGCCGAGCTCGTCTCCGCGATGAAGAAGCTGCGGCCCGCCGTCGGGGCGGCGACCCCCCCGTTCGTGCAGGCGGCGGCACGAGAGGCCTGGTCCGACGACGCCCACGCAGAGGAGCGCCGGCGCATCTTCGGCGAGAAGCGGGCGCTATTCAAGGAGTTCTTCACGAGCGCCGGGATCGGGTTCCTGCCCACCGAGTCGAGCTTCTACCTCTGGGTCGAGGTGCCGGACCGGTATACCGCAGACGACGAGGCCTACGCCCTGCGGCTCCTCGAGGAGGGTATCGTGGTCGCGCCGGGCAGCGCCTTCGGAGCGGGCGGCGGAGGCTACGTGCGGGTCGCGCTCGTACCCGGAGTCGAGGACTGCCGGCGGGCTATCGGACGCTGGAGCACCGTCTAG
- the lysA gene encoding diaminopimelate decarboxylase yields the protein MEEFGYRGGELYCEGVALSEIARGVGTPAYVYSRAALEGAYRELDEAFSGLDHLVCFAVKANGNLAVLRTLASLGAGADIVSGGELYRAVRAGFDPKKIVFAGVGKTGEELTSGLGERILTFNVESAAELEQLNETAARYGKKARVSLRVNPDVDAESHPAISTGNEDSKFGVPLAEAAALADHAAGLRCVELVGVHQHIGSQMTRLDPLVNSLKKTTDLVAELKSRGHEIRYFNMGGGLGIRYNDENVPGPRELVEAARPYLESTGATIICEMGRYMAGNAGAMLTSVVYRKRSGHKSFLVADAGMNDLLRPSLYDAYHEIRALKEDTPPTTADLVGPVCESGDFLAQGRELPDAAEGDALAVMSAGAYGFAMSSNYNSRPRPAEVMVSGDRWAVVREREHNADLVKGELVPAFL from the coding sequence TTGGAGGAGTTTGGTTACAGGGGCGGGGAGCTCTACTGTGAGGGGGTTGCGCTATCGGAGATAGCCCGCGGCGTCGGGACCCCCGCATACGTGTACAGCCGCGCCGCGCTCGAAGGGGCTTACCGGGAGCTTGATGAGGCTTTTTCGGGCCTGGATCATCTGGTGTGTTTCGCGGTAAAGGCGAATGGCAATCTGGCCGTGTTGCGGACCCTGGCCTCGCTCGGGGCCGGGGCGGACATCGTCTCCGGCGGCGAGCTGTACCGGGCGGTGCGCGCCGGGTTCGATCCGAAAAAGATAGTCTTCGCCGGGGTCGGCAAGACCGGCGAGGAGCTTACGAGCGGGCTCGGGGAGCGGATACTCACGTTCAACGTGGAGTCCGCCGCCGAGCTCGAGCAGCTGAACGAGACCGCCGCGCGTTACGGCAAGAAGGCCCGCGTCTCGCTGCGCGTCAATCCCGATGTGGATGCCGAGAGCCACCCGGCGATCTCCACCGGAAACGAGGACAGCAAGTTCGGCGTCCCGCTCGCGGAGGCCGCCGCGCTCGCGGACCACGCCGCCGGGCTGCGCTGCGTCGAGCTCGTCGGCGTCCACCAGCACATCGGCAGCCAGATGACCAGGCTGGATCCCCTGGTCAACTCCTTGAAGAAGACGACGGACCTCGTGGCCGAGCTGAAGAGCCGGGGGCACGAGATCCGGTACTTCAACATGGGCGGCGGGCTCGGGATCCGCTATAACGACGAGAACGTCCCGGGTCCCCGCGAGCTGGTGGAGGCCGCCCGGCCCTACCTGGAATCCACCGGCGCGACCATCATCTGCGAGATGGGCCGCTACATGGCGGGCAACGCCGGGGCCATGCTCACGAGCGTCGTCTACCGCAAGCGCAGCGGCCACAAGAGCTTCCTCGTCGCCGACGCCGGAATGAACGACCTCCTGCGCCCGAGTCTCTACGACGCGTACCACGAGATCCGGGCCCTCAAGGAGGACACACCCCCGACCACCGCCGACCTCGTGGGCCCGGTCTGCGAGAGCGGCGACTTCCTGGCCCAGGGCCGCGAGCTGCCCGACGCCGCCGAAGGCGACGCCCTGGCCGTGATGAGCGCCGGGGCCTACGGCTTCGCCATGTCCTCGAACTACAACTCCCGCCCGCGCCCGGCGGAGGTGATGGTGAGCGGCGACCGCTGGGCCGTCGTCCGGGAGCGCGAGCACAACGCGGACCTCGTAAAAGGCGAGCTGGTCCCGGCGTTCTTGTAG